A genomic segment from Thermotoga neapolitana DSM 4359 encodes:
- a CDS encoding carbohydrate kinase family protein, producing the protein MNVLCTGEILIDFISEDRGKNLSQSELFRKKAGGSPLNVAVALRRLGRRVSFLGKLGKDQFSSFLLEAMKKEGIDTTHVVVDPSCKTTLAFVARDEMGNPDFVFFRENPADTNLRPEEVKLNPEDFSFLHIGSYSLVVEPSRSTYLKVMEEFLKAGKPVSYDPNVRASLIEDRESFVKDFLEISSKVDIVKLSDKDLEYIFQEDLETSVEKIPIREDAVLFVTMGEKGCLVKYRGKVRMVPAFKVEPVDATGCGDSFTAALIHKYLEKKPETIEDAVEMGRFANAVAAIVITRVGGVDAMPTLDEVETFLSNQKR; encoded by the coding sequence ATGAATGTTCTCTGCACCGGTGAAATCCTCATAGACTTCATCTCAGAAGATCGGGGAAAAAACCTTTCCCAGAGTGAACTCTTCAGGAAGAAAGCAGGAGGTTCTCCACTGAACGTTGCCGTTGCACTTCGAAGATTGGGAAGGCGCGTTTCTTTTCTTGGAAAACTCGGAAAAGATCAGTTCTCCTCGTTTCTTCTCGAAGCGATGAAAAAGGAAGGCATAGACACAACACACGTAGTTGTGGATCCTTCCTGCAAAACAACGCTCGCTTTTGTAGCGAGGGACGAGATGGGGAACCCGGATTTTGTGTTTTTCAGGGAAAATCCGGCGGACACAAATTTGAGACCTGAAGAGGTGAAACTCAATCCGGAGGATTTTTCTTTCCTCCACATCGGATCTTACTCCCTCGTTGTGGAACCTTCCCGCAGCACCTATCTGAAGGTGATGGAAGAATTTCTCAAAGCGGGAAAACCCGTCTCGTACGACCCGAACGTGAGGGCATCACTGATAGAAGATAGAGAATCGTTTGTGAAAGATTTCCTTGAGATTTCATCCAAGGTCGACATCGTAAAACTCAGTGACAAAGATCTTGAATACATCTTCCAGGAAGATCTGGAAACTTCCGTTGAGAAGATTCCGATAAGAGAAGATGCAGTGCTCTTTGTAACAATGGGAGAGAAGGGATGTCTTGTGAAGTACAGAGGTAAAGTGCGTATGGTACCTGCTTTCAAGGTAGAACCAGTCGACGCAACGGGATGTGGAGATTCCTTCACGGCTGCTTTGATACACAAATACCTGGAGAAAAAACCAGAAACGATTGAAGATGCCGTTGAGATGGGAAGGTTCGCAAACGCCGTTGCGGCCATCGTCATCACGAGGGTAGGTGGGGTGGATGCGATGCCCACGTTAGATGAAGTCGAAACCTTTCTATCGAACCAGAAACGTTGA
- a CDS encoding 3-isopropylmalate dehydratase small subunit, protein MIRGRVWKFGDNISTDHIAPGRYFHLRNNLEELAKHVLEDAMEDFAKKVQKGDIIVAGKNFGLGSSREHAARIIKIAGVSCIVAKSFARIFYRNAINVGLPVIELKEVDEINQGDELEIDLENGVLKNLTTGKEYRFNPIPKFLLGILKEDGIVNYLKKHGTFPKV, encoded by the coding sequence ATGATAAGGGGAAGGGTATGGAAGTTCGGAGACAACATATCGACCGATCACATAGCACCGGGAAGGTACTTTCACCTGAGAAACAACCTCGAAGAACTTGCAAAGCACGTCCTCGAAGATGCGATGGAAGATTTTGCAAAGAAAGTTCAGAAGGGAGACATCATAGTGGCAGGAAAGAACTTCGGCCTTGGCTCTTCCAGAGAGCACGCCGCACGCATCATAAAGATCGCCGGAGTTTCCTGTATCGTGGCAAAATCCTTTGCGAGGATCTTCTACAGAAACGCCATCAACGTGGGGCTTCCCGTCATAGAGTTGAAGGAAGTCGATGAGATCAACCAGGGAGACGAACTGGAGATAGATCTCGAAAATGGAGTGCTGAAGAATCTCACCACAGGAAAGGAGTACAGGTTCAATCCGATACCAAAGTTTCTCCTTGGGATCCTGAAAGAAGACGGGATCGTGAACTATCTGAAAAAACACGGCACCTTTCCGAAGGTTTAG
- the pfp gene encoding diphosphate--fructose-6-phosphate 1-phosphotransferase — MAEKLGILVGGGPAPGINSVISAVTIEAINNGLEVIGIYDGFKHLVEGKTNMVKKLTIEDVSRIHIEGGSILRTSRVNPAKSEETLEKTIQALKKLGIKYLVTIGGDDTAFSASKVSERSRGEIKVVHVPKTIDNDLPLPENMPTFGFETARHVATELVYNLMQDSRTTDRWYFVAMMGREAGHLALGVGKAASATITIIPEEFREGVTLEEVCDVLDGAILKRKLMGRNDGVAVIGEGIAEKMDPEELANIPGVIVEKDPHGHLRLAEIPLATILKRAIEKRFAERGEKIHIVDVTIGYELRSARPIPFDIVYTRTLGYGAVRFLLGDYSDLPGGMVCVVGGRIKILPFDAFMDPKTGRTRVRLVDVRSEDYRVARKYMIRLEKKDLEDPETLEKLAKLAKMEPEEFKKKYWHTTELP; from the coding sequence GTGGCTGAAAAATTAGGGATACTCGTTGGAGGAGGACCGGCACCTGGTATCAACAGTGTGATCAGTGCTGTCACCATCGAAGCCATAAACAACGGTCTTGAGGTGATCGGCATCTACGATGGTTTCAAACATCTGGTGGAAGGAAAAACGAACATGGTGAAAAAGCTCACCATCGAAGATGTGTCCAGAATTCACATCGAAGGAGGTTCCATCCTCAGAACCTCAAGGGTGAACCCCGCAAAATCCGAAGAGACACTTGAGAAAACCATTCAGGCCCTGAAGAAACTGGGAATAAAGTACCTCGTCACGATCGGAGGGGACGACACTGCCTTCTCCGCGAGCAAGGTGAGTGAAAGATCCAGAGGAGAAATAAAGGTGGTCCACGTTCCAAAGACGATAGACAACGACCTTCCTCTTCCAGAGAACATGCCTACCTTTGGCTTTGAGACGGCACGACACGTGGCAACAGAACTCGTCTACAACCTCATGCAGGACTCAAGAACAACAGACAGATGGTACTTTGTGGCGATGATGGGAAGGGAAGCGGGACACCTTGCCCTCGGCGTGGGAAAAGCTGCGAGTGCAACGATCACCATCATTCCCGAAGAGTTCAGAGAGGGTGTGACTCTCGAGGAGGTATGCGACGTTCTCGATGGAGCGATCCTGAAGAGAAAACTTATGGGAAGAAACGACGGGGTTGCGGTCATAGGTGAAGGAATCGCAGAGAAGATGGATCCGGAAGAACTTGCCAACATTCCAGGAGTGATAGTGGAAAAAGATCCACACGGCCATCTGAGGCTCGCTGAAATCCCACTTGCAACGATCCTGAAGAGGGCCATAGAGAAAAGGTTCGCTGAGAGGGGAGAAAAGATCCATATCGTCGATGTCACGATAGGTTACGAGCTCAGAAGCGCAAGACCCATTCCGTTCGACATCGTCTACACCAGAACACTCGGATACGGCGCTGTGAGATTTCTCCTTGGAGACTACTCGGACCTTCCGGGTGGCATGGTGTGTGTTGTCGGAGGAAGGATAAAGATCCTGCCGTTCGATGCCTTCATGGACCCGAAGACCGGTAGAACCAGGGTGAGACTGGTGGATGTTCGATCGGAAGATTACAGAGTAGCAAGAAAATACATGATAAGGCTGGAAAAGAAAGATCTCGAAGATCCCGAAACTCTCGAAAAACTAGCAAAGCTCGCAAAGATGGAACCTGAAGAATTCAAAAAGAAATACTGGCACACGACAGAGCTTCCATAA
- the proB gene encoding glutamate 5-kinase yields the protein MKIVVKVGSNLLVGSSGLRKSYIAELCREVAHLKKQGHEVAIITSGARAAGFTYLGKGKKTQDLHTKQALCAVGQVQLMKVYENAFDFYGIKIAQILLTRDTFSDRKRYLNLRNTLIGLSEFDVVPIVNENDTVATEEITLGDNDTLAAMFSIAWDADILVLFTTVDGVIDKYGKLVERFDESVELKDLGKSSWGTGGIRSKIEAALMASRCGVKVTICNGNDLSNLTRFVRGESVGTVFEPRERLRAKKAWIAFLSEPSGRIYVNEGAEQALKNGGSLLPVGVVRVEGNFDVGDVVEIVNEKGELVGRGIVNYSSSDLEKISGHRSSDLKKILGYEGSKVVVHIDNMWLA from the coding sequence ATGAAGATCGTCGTGAAAGTGGGAAGCAATCTTCTTGTTGGAAGTTCTGGCCTGAGGAAATCTTACATCGCAGAACTCTGCCGTGAGGTCGCCCATTTGAAAAAGCAGGGACACGAAGTTGCCATCATCACCTCCGGTGCCCGCGCAGCGGGCTTTACCTATCTCGGAAAAGGAAAAAAAACACAGGATCTTCACACGAAGCAGGCTCTCTGTGCGGTGGGACAGGTACAACTCATGAAGGTCTACGAGAACGCCTTCGACTTTTACGGCATCAAGATCGCTCAGATCCTGCTCACAAGGGACACCTTCTCGGACAGAAAAAGATACCTCAACCTCCGAAACACACTGATAGGACTTTCTGAGTTCGACGTTGTACCGATTGTGAACGAGAACGACACCGTTGCGACCGAGGAGATCACGCTCGGTGACAACGACACGCTCGCCGCGATGTTTTCGATAGCGTGGGATGCGGATATTCTTGTACTTTTCACAACGGTGGATGGGGTTATAGACAAATATGGAAAACTCGTCGAAAGGTTCGACGAATCCGTGGAGTTGAAGGATCTTGGAAAAAGCAGCTGGGGAACGGGTGGTATCAGATCCAAGATAGAAGCCGCTCTGATGGCTTCAAGGTGTGGTGTGAAAGTGACGATCTGCAACGGAAACGATCTCTCCAACCTCACCAGGTTTGTGAGAGGAGAATCCGTTGGTACTGTCTTTGAACCCAGGGAGCGACTGAGGGCAAAAAAGGCATGGATCGCTTTTCTTTCGGAGCCGTCCGGGAGGATATACGTGAACGAGGGAGCAGAACAGGCTCTCAAGAATGGAGGAAGTTTGCTTCCCGTCGGTGTTGTTCGTGTTGAGGGAAACTTCGATGTAGGGGACGTTGTGGAGATAGTGAACGAGAAGGGAGAACTTGTGGGCCGCGGGATCGTGAACTACTCCTCATCGGATCTTGAGAAGATATCTGGCCACAGAAGTTCCGATTTGAAGAAAATACTGGGCTACGAAGGAAGCAAGGTGGTCGTTCACATAGACAACATGTGGCTTGCATGA
- a CDS encoding 3-isopropylmalate dehydratase large subunit, with product MGKTLAEKIFSEHVGRDVKAGEIVLARVDVAMAQDGTGPLMIKEFRELGFREVRVPKAFLFIDHASPSPRKELSNSQKLMREFGKEMGVTVFDAGDGISHQILAEKYVKPGDLVTGADSHTCTAGGLGAFGTGMGSTDVAIVFGLGQNWFKVPETIKIVIEGKLQEGVYAKDIVLEIARILRSDGATYKALEFHGSCIENMDVEDRLTISNMAVEVGAKAGLMPSDEKTREFLKKMGREEDFRELKADPDATYEMELEIDASSLEPLVSLPHYVDNVKKVSEVEKEKIKIDQVFIGTCTNGRLQDLEIALRILEKHGKHPDVRLIVGPASRKVYMDALEKGIIKRFVELGAAIIPPGCGPCVGIHMGVLGDGERVLSTQNRNFKGRMGNPNAEIYLASPATAAATAVAGYIADPRRFI from the coding sequence ATGGGTAAGACGCTTGCAGAGAAGATCTTTTCCGAACACGTTGGAAGGGATGTGAAGGCTGGAGAGATCGTCCTTGCCAGAGTGGATGTGGCCATGGCCCAGGATGGAACCGGTCCTTTGATGATAAAGGAGTTCAGAGAGCTTGGCTTCAGAGAGGTGAGAGTTCCAAAGGCCTTTTTGTTCATCGATCACGCCTCTCCGAGTCCAAGAAAAGAGCTTTCGAACTCACAGAAATTGATGAGAGAGTTCGGCAAAGAGATGGGAGTCACTGTCTTCGATGCGGGAGATGGCATTTCCCACCAGATTCTTGCGGAAAAATACGTGAAACCAGGAGACCTCGTCACTGGTGCAGATTCGCACACTTGTACAGCGGGTGGACTGGGCGCTTTCGGGACAGGAATGGGCTCCACAGACGTTGCGATCGTGTTTGGCCTTGGTCAGAACTGGTTCAAAGTGCCTGAGACGATAAAGATCGTGATAGAAGGAAAACTCCAGGAAGGAGTCTACGCAAAGGACATCGTTCTCGAGATCGCACGCATCTTGAGGAGCGATGGAGCAACCTACAAAGCGCTTGAATTCCACGGAAGCTGTATCGAGAACATGGACGTGGAAGACAGACTCACCATCTCCAACATGGCGGTAGAAGTGGGAGCCAAGGCAGGTCTCATGCCGTCCGATGAGAAAACAAGAGAATTTCTGAAAAAAATGGGAAGAGAAGAAGACTTCAGGGAACTGAAGGCAGATCCGGATGCAACCTACGAGATGGAACTGGAGATAGATGCATCTTCTCTTGAACCTCTTGTGTCTCTGCCTCACTACGTGGACAACGTGAAGAAAGTGAGTGAGGTGGAGAAGGAAAAGATAAAGATAGACCAGGTGTTCATCGGAACCTGTACCAACGGAAGACTCCAGGACCTTGAAATCGCCCTGAGGATCCTGGAAAAACACGGCAAGCACCCGGATGTGAGGCTCATCGTTGGGCCTGCATCCAGGAAAGTCTACATGGATGCCCTAGAAAAGGGTATCATCAAAAGATTCGTGGAACTTGGAGCCGCCATCATTCCACCGGGATGTGGTCCCTGTGTGGGAATCCACATGGGAGTGCTCGGAGATGGGGAAAGAGTACTTTCCACTCAGAACAGGAACTTCAAGGGAAGGATGGGAAATCCCAACGCAGAGATCTATCTTGCATCTCCTGCAACAGCGGCAGCCACAGCAGTTGCCGGGTACATAGCAGATCCCAGAAGGTTCATCTGA
- a CDS encoding glutamate-5-semialdehyde dehydrogenase, translating into MEELLEKARKVREAWDVLRNAETRKKNDAIRKIARKLDERRKEILEANRIDVENARARGVKESLVDRLALNDKRIDEMIKACETVISLKDPVGEVIDSWVREDGLRIARIRVPIGPIGIIYESRPNVTVETSILALKSGNTILLRGGSDALNSNKAIVSAMKEALRESEIPESSIEFIENTDRSLVLEMIRLREYLSLVIPRGGYGLISFVRDNATVPVLETGVGNCHIFVDESADLKKAIPVIINAKTQRPGTCNAAEKLLVHEKVAKEFLPVIVEELRKHGVEVRGCEKTREIVPDVIPATEEDWPTEYLDLIIAVKVVKDVDEAIEHIKRYSTGHSESILTENYSNAKKFVSEIDAAAVYVNASTRFTDGGQFGFGAEIGISTQRFHARGPVGLRELTTYKFVVLGDYHVRE; encoded by the coding sequence GTGGAAGAACTCCTCGAAAAGGCCAGAAAGGTCCGGGAGGCTTGGGACGTTCTGAGAAACGCCGAGACGAGAAAAAAGAACGATGCTATAAGGAAAATTGCCAGAAAACTCGACGAAAGGAGAAAGGAGATCCTCGAAGCAAACAGAATAGATGTGGAGAATGCTCGTGCACGTGGTGTGAAGGAGTCCCTGGTGGACAGACTTGCTCTGAACGACAAGAGAATCGATGAGATGATAAAGGCGTGCGAGACGGTGATCAGTTTGAAAGATCCAGTCGGAGAAGTGATCGACTCCTGGGTGAGAGAAGACGGCCTCAGAATCGCAAGGATAAGGGTGCCCATAGGCCCCATAGGGATCATCTACGAGTCCAGGCCAAACGTCACCGTGGAAACATCCATCCTCGCTTTGAAGAGTGGAAACACGATCCTCCTCAGAGGAGGATCCGACGCCCTGAACTCGAACAAAGCCATCGTTTCCGCTATGAAAGAAGCGCTCAGAGAGTCTGAGATTCCGGAAAGTTCCATCGAGTTCATAGAGAACACGGACAGATCGCTCGTTCTTGAGATGATTCGCCTCAGAGAGTATCTCTCCCTTGTCATTCCACGTGGAGGGTATGGCCTTATCAGCTTCGTCAGAGACAACGCAACCGTTCCCGTCTTGGAAACAGGGGTTGGAAACTGTCACATCTTCGTCGATGAGAGTGCAGATTTGAAGAAGGCGATCCCCGTGATCATCAACGCAAAGACCCAGAGGCCCGGCACCTGTAACGCCGCTGAAAAACTCCTTGTCCACGAAAAGGTAGCAAAAGAGTTCCTTCCTGTAATCGTGGAGGAGTTGAGAAAGCACGGAGTTGAAGTTCGCGGTTGTGAAAAGACAAGGGAAATTGTGCCGGACGTGATCCCTGCAACGGAAGAAGACTGGCCCACCGAGTATCTGGATCTCATCATCGCGGTGAAGGTGGTCAAAGATGTGGATGAGGCGATCGAACACATAAAGAGATACTCCACGGGTCATTCGGAGTCAATCCTGACGGAGAACTACTCGAACGCAAAAAAGTTCGTCTCAGAAATAGATGCTGCGGCGGTCTATGTGAACGCCTCCACTAGGTTCACGGATGGAGGACAGTTTGGTTTTGGTGCAGAAATTGGGATCAGCACCCAGAGGTTCCACGCAAGAGGACCGGTTGGTCTCAGAGAACTCACCACGTACAAGTTCGTTGTTCTCGGTGACTATCATGTGAGGGAATGA
- the fsa gene encoding fructose-6-phosphate aldolase produces MKIFLDTANLEEIKKGVEWGIVDGVTTNPTLISKEGAEFKQRVKEICDLVKGPVSAEVVSLDYKGMVKEARELAQLSEYVVIKIPMTPDGIRAVKTLSAEGIKTNVTLVFSPAQAILAAKAGATYVSPFIGRMDDLSNDGMRMLAEIVEIYDNYGFETEIIAASIRHPMHVVEAALMGVDIVTMPFAVLEKLFKHPMTDLGIERFMNDWKKYLENLKK; encoded by the coding sequence ATGAAGATCTTTCTGGACACGGCAAATCTAGAGGAGATCAAAAAAGGTGTCGAATGGGGAATCGTCGATGGAGTCACAACGAATCCCACACTGATCTCAAAAGAAGGAGCCGAGTTCAAGCAAAGGGTGAAAGAGATCTGTGATCTGGTGAAGGGACCCGTCTCCGCAGAGGTTGTTTCACTTGATTACAAGGGTATGGTGAAAGAAGCAAGAGAACTTGCCCAGCTCAGCGAATACGTGGTGATCAAGATACCCATGACACCCGATGGAATCAGAGCGGTGAAGACACTCTCTGCCGAAGGGATTAAGACGAACGTGACTCTGGTGTTCAGCCCGGCACAGGCCATCCTCGCCGCCAAAGCGGGCGCAACCTACGTGAGCCCCTTCATCGGAAGGATGGACGACCTCTCAAACGATGGAATGAGAATGCTCGCCGAAATAGTCGAGATCTACGACAACTACGGATTCGAGACGGAGATCATCGCTGCAAGCATCAGACATCCGATGCACGTGGTGGAGGCAGCCCTCATGGGTGTGGACATCGTGACGATGCCTTTTGCTGTGCTTGAAAAGCTCTTCAAACACCCGATGACAGACCTCGGTATAGAGCGTTTCATGAACGACTGGAAGAAGTACCTGGAGAACCTGAAGAAATAA
- a CDS encoding citrate synthase/methylcitrate synthase, translating into MIQKGLEGVKVCKSSICYLDGINGRLYYRGIPVEELAEKSTFEETAYLLWYGKLPTKSELEEFKKKMAEYRDLSDEAVNILYHLPRNLHYIDVLKIFLSIHGSTDGVDEDLKEKAIKIASVFPTILAYYYRYSKGEEPIKPRKDLSHVENFYYMMFGEMNGKVRLLESAFILLMEQDINASTFAALVIASTLSDLYSCIVGALGALKGPLHGGASEKVPPMLEEIGNEDRVEEFVQKCLKEKRKIMGFGHRVYKTYDPRAVYLKEVLQRHFQDSRLFRIASKLEDYIVSNRIKNIYPNVDLYSSILFEEFGFPRNMFTALFATARVVGWTAHVIEYVSDNKLIRPTSEYVGPLNIEYIPIERRDENG; encoded by the coding sequence TTGATACAAAAAGGACTGGAAGGTGTCAAGGTATGCAAAAGTTCGATATGTTATCTGGATGGCATCAACGGGAGACTCTACTATCGGGGCATACCGGTCGAAGAACTGGCGGAAAAATCGACCTTTGAAGAGACGGCATACCTGCTCTGGTACGGGAAGCTTCCCACCAAAAGCGAACTGGAAGAGTTCAAAAAGAAGATGGCAGAATACAGAGACCTTTCTGATGAGGCAGTTAACATACTCTACCATCTTCCCAGAAATCTTCACTACATCGATGTTCTGAAGATATTTCTCTCAATACACGGTTCAACGGACGGGGTGGATGAAGATCTCAAGGAGAAAGCGATAAAGATCGCAAGTGTTTTCCCTACCATTCTCGCGTATTACTACAGGTATTCAAAAGGAGAGGAACCGATAAAGCCAAGGAAAGATCTGTCGCACGTGGAGAACTTCTACTACATGATGTTTGGAGAGATGAACGGAAAGGTTCGCCTTCTGGAATCTGCCTTCATTCTTCTGATGGAGCAGGATATAAACGCCTCCACCTTCGCTGCCCTCGTGATAGCCTCCACCCTCTCCGATCTTTACTCGTGTATCGTTGGAGCTCTCGGTGCTCTCAAAGGGCCTCTCCACGGTGGAGCAAGCGAAAAGGTTCCGCCCATGCTCGAGGAGATCGGAAACGAAGACAGGGTGGAAGAGTTCGTTCAAAAGTGTCTGAAAGAGAAAAGGAAAATCATGGGTTTTGGACACAGAGTCTACAAGACGTACGATCCGAGGGCGGTCTACCTGAAGGAGGTTCTACAGAGGCATTTTCAGGACAGCCGGCTTTTCAGAATTGCCAGTAAACTTGAAGATTACATAGTTTCAAACAGGATAAAGAACATATATCCCAACGTGGATCTGTACTCCAGTATCCTGTTTGAGGAGTTCGGGTTCCCAAGGAACATGTTCACCGCCCTGTTCGCCACCGCACGTGTCGTGGGCTGGACGGCCCATGTGATTGAGTATGTGAGCGACAACAAACTGATCAGGCCAACGAGTGAATATGTTGGTCCTTTGAACATCGAATACATTCCCATCGAGCGGAGGGATGAGAATGGGTAA
- a CDS encoding ABC transporter ATP-binding protein — protein sequence MPEFRRRPHGPVLEKPTLKNPKATLKRFLGYLRPHALTLILVFVFVTVSSFFGILSPYLIGKTIDEVFVPRAFDRLPRYALVLGSIYVLTSLLFWLQGKLMLRLSQDVVFRMRKELFEKLQRIPVGFFDKTPHGDIMSRLINDVDNINNVLGNSIVQVFSGIVTLIGVVIMMFRVDVLLSFVTLSIVPLTVLITRIVSSRTRKYFYENQKVLGELNGIIEEDISGLSVIKLFTREEKEIEKFNRVNEVLRKVGTRAQIFSGILPPLMNMVNNLGFALISGFGGWLALRGTITVGTIATFIGYSRQFTRPLNELSNQFNMIQMALASAERIFEILDIEEEKDDPEAIELKDVRGEIEFRNVWFSYDKKTPVLKNITFHIKPGQRVALVGPTGSGKTTIVNLLMRFYEVDEGQILIDGVDIRKIKKSSLRSNIGIVLQDTILFSTTVKENLRYANPDATDEEIKEAAKLTHADHFIKHLPEGYDTILTDNGEDLSQGQRQLLAITRVFIANPKILILDEATSNVDTKTEKSIQSAMWKLMEGKTSIIIAHRLNTIKNADLIIVLRDGEIVEMGKHDELIQKRGFYYELFTSQYGLVVER from the coding sequence ATGCCTGAGTTCAGAAGGCGACCACACGGTCCTGTCCTGGAAAAGCCGACATTGAAGAATCCAAAAGCCACTTTGAAGAGATTTCTTGGTTATCTGAGACCACATGCTCTCACACTGATACTGGTCTTTGTTTTCGTCACGGTATCTTCTTTTTTTGGGATACTCTCGCCGTACCTAATAGGAAAAACGATCGATGAGGTCTTCGTCCCAAGGGCGTTCGATCGACTTCCAAGGTATGCGCTTGTTCTTGGATCGATCTATGTGCTCACCTCTCTTCTCTTCTGGCTTCAGGGAAAACTCATGCTGAGACTTTCCCAGGACGTTGTCTTTCGCATGAGAAAGGAGCTCTTTGAGAAGCTCCAGAGAATACCGGTTGGTTTTTTTGATAAAACACCCCACGGAGACATCATGAGCAGACTCATAAACGATGTGGACAACATAAACAACGTTCTTGGAAACAGCATTGTCCAGGTGTTTTCTGGGATCGTGACCCTCATCGGTGTTGTGATCATGATGTTCAGGGTCGACGTTCTCCTCTCTTTCGTCACACTCTCCATCGTTCCTCTGACCGTTCTGATCACCAGGATTGTCTCCAGCCGAACAAGAAAGTACTTCTACGAAAACCAGAAGGTCCTGGGCGAACTCAACGGGATAATAGAAGAGGACATCTCCGGACTTTCCGTTATAAAACTGTTCACCCGTGAGGAAAAGGAAATAGAAAAGTTCAACCGCGTGAACGAAGTTCTCAGAAAAGTTGGAACAAGAGCACAGATTTTTTCGGGGATTCTGCCACCTCTGATGAACATGGTCAACAACCTCGGGTTTGCTCTGATCAGCGGTTTTGGAGGATGGCTCGCTCTCAGAGGGACGATCACGGTGGGTACAATTGCCACCTTCATAGGGTATTCCAGACAGTTCACCAGACCGCTGAACGAACTTTCGAACCAGTTCAACATGATACAGATGGCACTCGCCAGTGCAGAGAGAATATTCGAGATTCTCGATATCGAGGAAGAAAAAGATGATCCCGAAGCCATCGAACTGAAAGATGTGAGGGGAGAAATTGAGTTCAGAAACGTCTGGTTTTCCTACGACAAAAAAACCCCAGTTCTCAAGAACATAACCTTCCACATAAAACCCGGTCAAAGAGTCGCCCTGGTGGGGCCCACTGGTTCTGGAAAGACGACCATAGTGAACCTTCTCATGAGATTCTACGAAGTGGATGAGGGACAGATTCTCATCGACGGTGTGGACATAAGGAAGATAAAAAAGAGCTCTCTGAGATCTAACATAGGAATCGTTCTTCAGGATACCATATTGTTTTCAACAACCGTGAAAGAGAACCTGAGGTACGCCAATCCCGATGCAACGGATGAGGAGATAAAAGAGGCGGCGAAACTGACACATGCGGATCACTTCATAAAGCACCTTCCGGAGGGATACGACACGATTCTCACAGACAACGGCGAAGATCTGAGTCAGGGTCAGAGACAACTTCTTGCCATAACCAGGGTCTTCATTGCAAACCCGAAGATTCTGATACTGGACGAGGCCACGAGCAACGTCGACACGAAGACAGAAAAGAGCATACAGTCGGCCATGTGGAAACTCATGGAGGGGAAGACCAGCATCATCATAGCTCACAGATTGAACACGATAAAAAACGCAGATCTGATCATCGTTTTAAGAGACGGAGAAATTGTGGAGATGGGAAAACACGATGAGTTGATTCAAAAGCGAGGCTTTTATTACGAGCTCTTCACAAGCCAATACGGTCTCGTTGTAGAAAGATAA